In a single window of the Nicotiana tomentosiformis chromosome 8, ASM39032v3, whole genome shotgun sequence genome:
- the LOC104091291 gene encoding transcription factor bHLH123-like, translating into MAEEFQLGNGNWWDNTSISRNSTPTAASTTISNMSSNYSNWQNTETQVDIKPRTFLNSGSVLSESSGGGSGGGGGGGSRGVLSGDNNFQMMGLGLTSQPHEWNQSLLRGEKAESGFSSILQQEDLSSNNTNNYQLEASNSQQDHHWNRQKIYSGNSEDSSSVDDYKQMNFVYNINPSNNYGLSQESAAQDNHVMHSSTTSSWSKFPQLLRTSPPGQQPLPPPPHSQLHFSNNTPFWNASAAAMNDVPSSLFPSNLHPQLPIPTVDEKTKNTGEIRDINRMSKKTSSEISNKRPRDETPSPLPAFKVRKEKMGDRITALQQLVSPFGKTDTASVLSEAIEYIKFLHDQIGALSAPYMKSGSSAMQHQQSNNKSEDAEGRNQDLRSRGLCLVPVSSTFPVTNETTVDFWTPTFGGTFR; encoded by the exons ATGGCGGAAGAATTTCAACTAGGAAATGGAAATTGGTGGGATAATACGTCGATATCGAGGAATAGTACGCCTACTGCAGCTTCCACTACAATAAGTAACATGTCAAGCAACTATAGTAATTGGCAGAATACAGAAACTCAAGTGGACATCAAACCTAGGACTTTCTTGAATTCTGGTTCAGTACTGTCTGAATCTTCCGGTGGCGGCAGCGGCGGCGGCGGCGGAGGCGGAAGTAGAGGCGTTTTATCTGGTGATAATAATTTTCAAATGATGGGTTTAGGCCTTACTTCTCAACCACATGAATGGAACCAATCTTTATT gAGGGGTGAAAAAGCTGAGAGTGGGTTTTCTTCTATACTTCAACAAGAAGATTTAagttcaaataatacaaataattatCAGCTAGAAGCATCTAATTCTCAACAAGATCATCATTGGAATAGACAGAAAATATATTCTGGGAATTCTGAGGATTCTTCATCAGTGGATGATTATAAACAAATGAATTTTGTTTATAATATTAATCCATCAAATAATTATGGTTTAAGCCAAGAATCAGCAGCTCAAGATAATCATGTGATGCATTCATCTACAACTTCTTCTTGGTCTAAATTTCCTCAGCTTCTCCGAACATCCCCGCCGGGACAGCAGCCGCTGCCGCCGCCGCCTCACAGTCAGCTGCATTTCTCAAATAATACTCCTTTTTGGAATGCTAGTGCAGCTGCCATGAATGATGTCCCTTCAAGTCTATTTCCTTCTAATTTGCATCCTCAACTTCCCATTCCAACGGTTGATGAGAAAACAAAG AATACAGGAGAAATTAGAGATATAAATAGAATGTCAAAGAAAACTAGCAGTGAAATATCAAATAAAAGACCACGGGATGAAACTCCATCTCCTTTGCCAGCTTTTAAG GTGAGGAAAGAGAAGATGGGAGACAGAATCACTGCACTTCAACAATTAGTCTCACCTTTTGGAAAG aCTGATACAGCTTCTGTACTCTCGGAAGCAATTGAATACATAAAGTTCCTCCATGATCAAATTGGT GCATTAAGCGCCCCTTACATGAAAAGTGGATCATCTGCAATGCAACATCAACAG AGTAATAATAAATCCGAGGATGCAGAAGGACGAAACCAAGATCTTAGAAGTCGAGGATTATGTTTGGTACCAGTTTCAAGCACTTTCCCAGTAACTAATGAAACGACAGTTGATTTCTGGACACCTACATTTGGTGGAACATTCAGATAA